The Campylobacter lari sequence ATATTCTTGATACTTCCAAATACAATGACATTAACCCTAAACTTTTAACACAATCAAATAAATTTTTAATGCTACTACACGACACTTCTTTAAGAGAAAAAGGTGGTGTACAATTAGTCCAAGCAGAAGATGTTATTTTAAATCAGCAAAGCGTTGAAAATGCAATAAAAAATAGAAAAGAATCGATAGGCCGACCTCAAAATTTTACCATCAACAATGAAGAAATTCTAGCTTATAATATTGCTGTGCCTATAGTAAGAAAAGGAGAAATCATAGGGGTTATAGGAGCTTTAGGAAGTTTAACACAACTTCAACATGAGCTTACAAATCCTGAAAGAAGTGTTTTTAAAGACGATCAAAGATTATTATTAGGCAAAAATGGTCTAATAGCAGTTAGCCCTGCAACCGAATTTATAGGCAAAAATATTACTCAAATCAACCCGCATCCTAGTGCGAATTTATTAATTGATTTACAAAAAAATCAAACTAATACTCTATTTGACTTCACACCAGCTTCTACAGGAAATGCAAATAGAGCAGCGATAGCAAACTTTGATGTATGGGATGGTGCTGATGATTATTGGTCTATTGTGACTATGGCTCCAGTTGGCTCAATACAAATGCCTATAGAAAAATTAATAGCAACTATAATTATAGTATCTCTTTTCGTAGTTTTAGCTATTGCTT is a genomic window containing:
- a CDS encoding PDC sensor domain-containing protein; translation: MFSNLKIGTKIVAVVIAIIVLGIGILASVIAMQSSNILHTEADKLLQTSAFRYANIVRGATESVHSTLMGAENTIDSIIAEQDTIEERRIKNILEGALDSNGWIAYIYVHILDTSKYNDINPKLLTQSNKFLMLLHDTSLREKGGVQLVQAEDVILNQQSVENAIKNRKESIGRPQNFTINNEEILAYNIAVPIVRKGEIIGVIGALGSLTQLQHELTNPERSVFKDDQRLLLGKNGLIAVSPATEFIGKNITQINPHPSANLLIDLQKNQTNTLFDFTPASTGNANRAAIANFDVWDGADDYWSIVTMAPVGSIQMPIEKLIATIIIVSLFVVLAIA